In one Arthrobacter jinronghuae genomic region, the following are encoded:
- a CDS encoding catalase — protein sequence MTDAGQQHSTTGQNDAGDPKTLTTRQGHPVYDNQNTRTVGARGPATLENYQLLEKISHFDRERIPERVVHARGFVAYGEFEATGKWGDEPIAKYTRAKLFSEPGKKTDLAIRLSSVIGGRDSSETARDPRGFAVKFYTEDGNWDLVGNNLGVFFIRDAIKFPDVIHSLKPDPVTFRQEPARIFDFMSQTPEAMHMLVNLFSPRGIPADYRHMQGFGVNTYRWVNAAGESKLVKYHFQPREGVKSLTEEDAANIQANDLGHASKDLYEAIERGDYPKWDLYVQMMDDHDHPELDFDPLDDTKTWPEQDFEPKLIGTMTLNRNVTDHHNENEQIAFGTGVLVDGLEFSDDKMLVGRTFSYSDTQRYRVGPNYLQLPVNSAKNARVATNQRGGQMSYGTDLAPGQNPHVNYEPNITGGLQEAPKPEQAEVGPELEGRLTRARLPRTNDYMQAGQRYQLMEQWEKDDLVANFIANVGQAVRPVQERMLWHFYMTDDELGARVGEGLGISLDEIKDLGPLATQTLNEEETERMKNLGHNGPRNVEGLTMTHCVPNEHVVVTR from the coding sequence ATGACAGACGCAGGACAGCAGCATTCCACTACCGGCCAGAACGACGCCGGAGACCCGAAGACCCTGACCACACGCCAGGGACACCCGGTCTACGACAACCAGAACACCCGGACTGTGGGAGCTCGTGGCCCGGCCACGCTGGAGAACTACCAGCTCCTCGAGAAGATCAGCCACTTCGACCGTGAGCGGATCCCCGAGCGCGTGGTCCACGCCCGCGGCTTCGTGGCGTACGGCGAGTTCGAAGCGACCGGCAAGTGGGGCGACGAGCCCATTGCCAAGTACACCCGCGCCAAGCTTTTCTCCGAGCCGGGCAAGAAGACCGACCTGGCCATCCGCCTTTCCTCGGTTATCGGTGGCCGGGACTCTTCGGAGACCGCCCGTGACCCGCGCGGCTTTGCCGTGAAGTTCTACACCGAAGACGGCAACTGGGACCTGGTCGGCAACAACCTCGGCGTCTTCTTCATCCGCGATGCCATCAAGTTCCCCGACGTGATTCACTCCCTGAAGCCGGACCCCGTCACCTTCCGCCAGGAACCGGCCCGCATCTTCGACTTCATGTCGCAGACTCCCGAAGCCATGCACATGCTGGTGAACCTCTTCAGCCCGCGCGGCATCCCGGCGGATTACCGCCACATGCAGGGCTTCGGCGTTAACACCTACCGCTGGGTCAACGCTGCCGGCGAGTCGAAGCTGGTCAAGTACCACTTCCAGCCGCGGGAAGGCGTGAAGTCCCTCACCGAGGAAGACGCCGCCAACATCCAGGCCAATGATCTGGGCCATGCGTCGAAGGACCTCTACGAGGCCATTGAACGCGGCGACTACCCGAAGTGGGACCTGTACGTCCAGATGATGGATGACCACGACCATCCGGAACTGGACTTCGATCCGCTGGATGACACCAAGACGTGGCCGGAGCAGGATTTCGAACCCAAGCTCATTGGCACCATGACCCTGAACCGCAACGTCACGGACCACCACAACGAAAACGAGCAGATTGCTTTCGGTACCGGTGTCCTGGTGGACGGGCTGGAATTCTCCGACGACAAGATGCTCGTTGGCCGTACGTTCAGCTACTCCGATACGCAGCGTTACCGCGTAGGCCCGAACTACCTGCAGCTTCCGGTGAACTCCGCGAAGAACGCACGGGTCGCCACCAACCAGCGCGGCGGCCAGATGTCCTACGGCACCGACCTCGCGCCGGGGCAGAACCCGCACGTGAACTACGAGCCGAACATCACCGGCGGCCTGCAGGAAGCACCCAAGCCGGAACAGGCTGAAGTCGGCCCCGAGCTTGAGGGTCGCCTGACCCGCGCCCGCCTGCCCCGCACGAACGACTACATGCAGGCCGGCCAGCGCTACCAGCTGATGGAGCAGTGGGAGAAGGACGACTTGGTCGCCAACTTCATTGCCAACGTCGGCCAGGCTGTCCGCCCGGTGCAGGAGCGCATGCTCTGGCACTTCTACATGACCGACGACGAGCTGGGCGCACGCGTCGGAGAGGGCCTGGGCATCAGCTTGGACGAGATCAAGGATCTCGGCCCGCTGGCCACCCAGACGCTCAATGAGGAAGAAACCGAGCGCATGAAGAACCTGGGCCATAACGGTCCCCGGAACGTCGAAGGCCTGACCATGACTCACTGCGTGCCCAATGAGCACGTGGTAGTTACCCGGTAA
- a CDS encoding stealth family protein, with amino-acid sequence MYFGAPEPDLEPETLLAASPAVLQRVEQRPNVALVKGRLALMDTGLTPHEAMVEDLLFVRRVLDDAGVTYLLVRGNDQRPVIAVDLRMRQQLRKAMVEACRDEPFYARTVDTKKSRTLLIADGDLSSIDKARIIRVYRPRAFTGTNLLISSSAGVQIELWDLEGENITLPVENSLTRRTLPASEVVRGTVEKHGLAWPTIENMFADHATDIRFDIDLVFSWVDGSSPEFQAARAARMSGVVVGEGDDHEARFRQINELKYALRSVHMFAPWIRRIFIASDSPRPDWLAEHPSVTFVPASEHFKDPSVLPTHNSQAVEAQLQHIPGLAEHFLYSNDDMFFGRPVAPDMFFSPGGITKFIEASTRIGLGANDSERSGFENAARVNRRLLWERFGRVTTRHLEHTAAPLRRSVLLEMEEEFPEEFAATAASTFRAKDNISVTNSLYHYYALLTGRAVTQETAKVRYVDTTSYAGLKMMDRLLAKRHKDMFCLNDGSFPEVPAAERAERVTEFLEKYFPVRAPWEK; translated from the coding sequence ATCTACTTCGGAGCCCCGGAACCGGATCTAGAACCGGAGACCCTGCTCGCCGCTTCCCCCGCGGTGCTCCAGCGAGTGGAACAACGACCCAATGTCGCCCTGGTCAAGGGCCGCCTGGCCCTCATGGATACAGGACTCACACCGCACGAGGCCATGGTCGAGGACCTGCTCTTCGTACGCCGTGTACTCGACGACGCCGGTGTGACCTACCTTCTGGTGCGTGGAAATGACCAGCGGCCGGTGATCGCGGTCGACCTCCGGATGCGCCAGCAGCTCCGGAAGGCGATGGTCGAGGCCTGCCGCGACGAACCGTTCTACGCCCGGACCGTCGATACCAAAAAAAGCCGGACCCTGCTGATCGCAGACGGCGACCTCTCCTCCATCGACAAGGCCCGGATCATCCGGGTGTACCGTCCGCGGGCGTTTACCGGCACCAACCTGCTGATTTCAAGCTCGGCCGGCGTGCAGATTGAACTATGGGACCTGGAGGGCGAGAACATCACCCTGCCCGTGGAGAACTCCCTGACCCGCCGCACCCTCCCGGCCAGCGAGGTGGTCCGCGGCACCGTGGAAAAGCACGGATTGGCTTGGCCGACCATCGAGAACATGTTCGCGGACCACGCCACGGACATCCGGTTCGACATCGATCTGGTGTTCTCCTGGGTGGACGGCAGTTCCCCCGAGTTCCAGGCCGCCCGTGCCGCCCGGATGAGCGGCGTCGTGGTGGGCGAAGGCGATGACCACGAGGCCCGGTTCCGGCAGATCAACGAATTGAAATACGCCCTTCGTTCGGTGCACATGTTCGCGCCCTGGATCCGCCGCATCTTCATTGCCTCGGACTCGCCGCGGCCGGACTGGCTGGCTGAGCATCCGTCCGTCACCTTCGTGCCGGCGTCGGAGCATTTCAAGGACCCGTCCGTGCTGCCCACGCACAACTCCCAGGCGGTCGAGGCCCAGCTGCAGCACATCCCGGGACTGGCGGAGCACTTCCTGTACTCCAATGACGACATGTTCTTTGGCCGTCCGGTTGCCCCGGACATGTTCTTCTCCCCCGGCGGGATCACCAAGTTCATCGAGGCCAGCACCCGGATTGGCCTGGGCGCCAACGATTCCGAGCGCAGCGGCTTCGAAAATGCTGCAAGGGTGAACCGGCGGCTGCTCTGGGAGCGCTTCGGCCGGGTCACCACCCGCCACCTGGAACACACGGCAGCTCCCCTGCGCCGCAGCGTCCTGCTGGAAATGGAGGAGGAATTCCCCGAGGAGTTCGCTGCCACGGCCGCGAGCACCTTCCGGGCCAAGGACAACATCTCCGTGACCAACTCGCTCTACCACTACTACGCGCTGCTCACCGGCCGGGCGGTCACGCAGGAGACAGCGAAGGTTCGGTACGTGGACACCACCAGCTATGCCGGTCTGAAGATGATGGACCGGCTGCTCGCCAAACGCCACAAGGACATGTTCTGCCTCAATGACGGAAGCTTCCCGGAAGTCCCCGCGGCGGAACGGGCCGAACGGGTGACGGAGTTTTTGGAAAAGTACTTCCCGGTCCGGGCACCTTGGGAAAAGTAG
- a CDS encoding GNAT family N-acetyltransferase codes for MNPLTPTAPAAVPTPNLGALTTTDLQERVVSAADDLARSPNSETRERYLTVLSALEGRGDASRGRERALKPQRVTPDNTSVYNNHLHGRYELFIDGTLAAYLRYEMHRGELWALRTTVDPDYRPSKVQALLIEEVLTESLRRRVAVLPFCPETREHLAAKREFHKLVPREHWSRFTLRPPRKSRRRRAASADPGK; via the coding sequence GTGAACCCCCTGACCCCTACCGCCCCTGCGGCCGTACCGACGCCAAACCTCGGTGCCCTCACCACTACGGATCTGCAGGAACGGGTTGTCTCTGCAGCCGATGACCTCGCCCGCAGCCCGAACAGTGAAACCAGGGAACGCTACCTCACCGTTCTGTCCGCATTGGAAGGACGCGGTGATGCGAGCCGGGGCCGAGAACGTGCGCTCAAACCGCAAAGGGTGACACCGGACAATACGAGTGTTTACAACAACCACCTGCACGGCCGGTACGAACTTTTCATAGACGGCACCCTGGCGGCCTACCTCCGGTATGAAATGCACCGGGGAGAGCTCTGGGCCCTGCGGACGACGGTTGATCCGGATTACCGGCCCAGCAAAGTCCAGGCCCTGCTCATCGAGGAAGTCCTCACCGAATCCCTGCGCCGACGTGTGGCGGTGTTGCCCTTCTGCCCGGAGACCCGGGAGCACCTTGCCGCCAAAAGGGAATTCCACAAGCTCGTGCCGCGCGAGCATTGGTCCCGTTTCACGCTCCGGCCGCCACGCAAGTCGCGACGGCGGCGCGCAGCTTCCGCCGACCCGGGCAAGTAA
- a CDS encoding DUF6318 family protein gives MSRTEVLRPAVRVKLATAAVAVPLLFLTACSGAAGDSGDSGAGESPSSPAATASETPTPTPTPSAKYKPASAEGPAENVPPPVMPEEAKVESKEGLEAFARYWYEAANYGYETGDVGLVQDISSPDCTTCLNYYEVVDNGYRDNDWIANAKITVQGAHSDYVLTPEGRYQALAQFQQEAMEYHGPEGLQGSEDADLTPSVQLFEATWVGDNWVAVNIVTIKG, from the coding sequence ATGAGTAGAACTGAAGTGCTCCGTCCTGCTGTGCGGGTGAAGCTCGCGACCGCCGCGGTTGCGGTCCCGTTGCTGTTCCTGACGGCGTGTTCCGGAGCGGCGGGCGATTCAGGGGATTCCGGAGCGGGGGAGTCGCCTTCGAGTCCGGCTGCCACAGCTTCCGAAACGCCGACGCCGACCCCCACTCCCAGCGCCAAGTACAAGCCGGCGTCGGCTGAGGGACCGGCGGAGAACGTTCCGCCGCCGGTGATGCCGGAGGAGGCGAAGGTTGAGTCGAAGGAAGGGCTCGAGGCCTTTGCCCGGTACTGGTATGAAGCCGCCAACTACGGGTACGAGACCGGCGACGTTGGGCTGGTTCAGGACATCAGCAGTCCGGACTGCACGACGTGCCTCAACTACTACGAGGTGGTTGACAACGGTTACCGGGACAACGACTGGATAGCCAACGCGAAGATTACTGTCCAAGGTGCGCATTCCGACTACGTGCTGACTCCGGAAGGACGTTATCAAGCACTGGCACAATTTCAACAGGAAGCGATGGAGTATCACGGTCCCGAAGGTCTACAGGGCAGCGAGGACGCCGACCTGACACCTTCCGTGCAGCTCTTCGAAGCGACGTGGGTGGGGGACAACTGGGTGGCCGTGAACATCGTGACCATAAAAGGGTGA
- a CDS encoding MSMEG_6728 family protein — MQTFLPYPSFARSAAVLDQARLGKQRVETLQLLRGLVVPDYGWQRHPALLMWKGFVPALTAYGLAMTDEWIARGHADTVREQILEFAPEAAEASEADVDLPAWIGNEELHRSHRSNLIEKSPDVYGPLFPDTDAGLPYVWPSPADVPDPVDPGPDEGLWVVRAVPDGDAAAIVLPMLSAKGTPITGKKGRQLLRLLEDMDDGDQVAVLSPADRTRLLLGRAGPVELTNDTAVRQVKLNGEVSRAAFSYPAVLQDPRTLFAVPRPESV, encoded by the coding sequence GTGCAGACCTTCCTTCCGTATCCGAGCTTCGCCCGCAGCGCCGCCGTCCTGGACCAGGCGCGGCTGGGCAAGCAGCGGGTGGAAACCCTCCAGTTATTGCGCGGGCTGGTGGTTCCCGATTACGGCTGGCAGCGCCACCCCGCCCTGCTGATGTGGAAGGGCTTCGTTCCGGCGCTCACCGCCTACGGGCTGGCGATGACGGATGAGTGGATTGCCCGCGGACACGCCGACACCGTCCGGGAACAGATCCTGGAGTTCGCTCCGGAGGCTGCGGAAGCCTCGGAGGCCGACGTCGACCTTCCCGCCTGGATCGGGAACGAAGAGCTGCACCGCAGTCACCGCTCCAACCTGATCGAGAAGTCTCCGGACGTGTACGGACCGCTGTTTCCGGATACCGATGCCGGGCTGCCCTATGTCTGGCCCTCCCCTGCCGACGTTCCGGATCCTGTTGACCCTGGCCCGGATGAAGGACTGTGGGTGGTGCGTGCAGTCCCCGACGGCGATGCTGCCGCCATCGTGCTGCCGATGCTTTCCGCCAAGGGCACCCCCATCACCGGTAAGAAAGGCCGGCAGTTGCTGCGGTTGCTGGAGGACATGGACGACGGCGACCAGGTGGCTGTCCTTTCTCCAGCTGACCGGACCCGCCTGCTTCTTGGCCGAGCCGGGCCAGTGGAGCTCACGAACGATACGGCGGTGCGGCAGGTAAAGCTGAACGGGGAAGTATCCCGGGCAGCGTTCTCCTACCCTGCGGTGTTGCAGGATCCACGGACACTGTTTGCGGTGCCGCGCCCGGAATCGGTCTAG
- a CDS encoding GNAT family N-acetyltransferase, with amino-acid sequence MQASISSATLEDVPGLADLAAVTFPLACPPEVTPADSAAFVAANLSAERFAGYLGDETCRVLVARTEGRLSGYCLLVLAPPSDPDVVEALESGRAMQPSGELSKFYLHPTAHGSGLAGQLVEAAARVAESAGARSMWLGVNNRNVRAQSFYRKSGFTTVGRRSFQVGVHTFRDLIMVRQLGAGGQ; translated from the coding sequence GTGCAAGCTTCCATTTCATCCGCAACGCTTGAAGATGTTCCCGGGCTTGCCGATCTGGCTGCCGTCACCTTTCCGCTGGCCTGTCCGCCTGAGGTAACCCCGGCGGACAGCGCGGCGTTTGTCGCGGCGAATCTTTCCGCGGAGCGTTTCGCCGGCTATCTCGGCGATGAGACCTGCCGTGTGCTGGTCGCCCGGACGGAGGGCCGGCTAAGCGGTTACTGTCTGCTGGTGCTGGCGCCGCCGTCGGATCCGGATGTGGTGGAGGCGCTGGAGTCGGGGCGGGCGATGCAGCCCTCAGGCGAGCTGAGCAAGTTCTACCTGCATCCGACTGCGCACGGAAGCGGTCTTGCCGGGCAGCTGGTGGAAGCTGCCGCTAGGGTGGCTGAGTCCGCGGGTGCCCGGTCTATGTGGCTGGGAGTGAACAACCGGAATGTGCGGGCCCAGTCCTTTTACCGCAAATCCGGGTTCACCACCGTCGGACGCCGGTCCTTCCAAGTGGGAGTCCATACTTTCCGGGACCTGATCATGGTCCGGCAGCTCGGCGCCGGCGGGCAGTGA
- a CDS encoding DUF1684 domain-containing protein, with protein sequence MVSPVTALATADWRRNTFALYEQVRRAAEGIAASHSHALWATGRDRLFGTHPASPLPEDTRRRFRGLRTARYDPAFRFEAVIDDAGAGEKMEVATGTDGVVPFTRLGTVSADGVGSLAVWHLDSYGGGIFIPVRDATSGVDGGSYGGGRYLLDTIKGANLGTGDLPGSLILDFNFLYNPSCAYDEAWACPLPGPDNTVDAALQVGELYARY encoded by the coding sequence ATGGTATCTCCCGTCACAGCCCTTGCCACCGCCGATTGGCGTCGTAATACGTTCGCCCTCTACGAGCAGGTGCGGCGCGCCGCGGAGGGCATTGCGGCGTCGCACTCCCATGCTTTGTGGGCCACCGGACGGGACCGGCTCTTCGGCACCCACCCGGCGTCGCCCCTTCCCGAAGACACGCGGCGCCGCTTCCGCGGGCTGCGTACGGCCCGCTACGATCCGGCGTTCCGGTTCGAGGCAGTAATTGACGACGCCGGCGCCGGCGAGAAGATGGAGGTCGCTACGGGGACGGACGGCGTGGTGCCGTTCACCCGGCTCGGCACAGTCTCCGCCGACGGCGTAGGCAGCCTGGCCGTCTGGCATCTGGACTCCTATGGCGGCGGGATCTTCATCCCGGTGCGCGATGCGACGTCCGGCGTCGACGGCGGCAGCTACGGAGGCGGGCGGTACCTGCTGGACACCATAAAGGGTGCGAACCTCGGGACGGGCGATCTTCCCGGCAGTCTGATCCTGGATTTCAATTTCCTCTACAACCCGTCCTGCGCCTATGACGAGGCATGGGCTTGCCCGCTTCCGGGTCCGGACAACACCGTGGACGCCGCCCTGCAGGTGGGCGAGCTGTACGCGAGGTACTGA
- a CDS encoding sulfite exporter TauE/SafE family protein: MTTGLLIVVLVAIFIGAIAQRIAGLGFALLISPFLVIILGSHGGVLMVNICGLVSSLLIMFRVWRDVDWSMYRWLAVPAVIASVPASAAAVYLPAAPLAVTVGAVVLVALSISLLLQRTSVVLTGNVPKAVAGFASGITNAMAGVGGPAVSVYALLARWPQRPFAATLQPFFVTTAMVTLTSKLLLDPGQMPPFQSWAWALIGLMIVGGIFVGEKLQRYIRDDQARLAVIIIAFIGAATALVKGLVDL; this comes from the coding sequence GTGACTACCGGACTCCTCATAGTGGTGCTCGTCGCCATCTTTATCGGCGCGATCGCCCAGCGGATCGCCGGCCTGGGCTTTGCGCTCCTGATTTCACCCTTCCTGGTGATCATCCTCGGCTCCCACGGGGGAGTGCTAATGGTGAACATCTGCGGACTGGTCTCTTCGCTGCTGATCATGTTCCGCGTCTGGCGTGACGTGGACTGGTCGATGTACCGGTGGCTGGCCGTCCCCGCGGTCATTGCCAGCGTGCCGGCGTCAGCAGCCGCGGTGTACCTGCCCGCAGCGCCCCTGGCCGTGACGGTGGGCGCCGTCGTCCTCGTGGCGCTGAGCATCTCACTGCTCCTGCAGCGCACCTCCGTGGTGCTGACCGGCAATGTCCCGAAAGCCGTGGCCGGTTTCGCTTCCGGGATCACGAACGCGATGGCCGGCGTCGGCGGTCCCGCGGTAAGCGTGTATGCGTTGCTGGCCCGTTGGCCGCAACGCCCGTTCGCCGCCACGCTGCAGCCGTTCTTCGTCACGACCGCCATGGTCACCCTGACGTCCAAGCTGCTGCTGGATCCGGGACAGATGCCGCCGTTCCAGTCCTGGGCGTGGGCGTTGATCGGGCTCATGATTGTGGGCGGGATCTTCGTCGGGGAGAAACTGCAGCGCTACATCCGCGATGACCAGGCGCGGCTGGCCGTGATCATTATTGCGTTCATCGGCGCAGCAACGGCACTGGTCAAGGGCCTGGTCGACCTCTAG
- a CDS encoding cell division protein PerM, with protein MPLWLQGTLELGQAAVLSALLVLLPLIGVWFANGFTDRDFTSLARLGGQAWLLIHGVPMSLSFPAGELGEAPASGLLSFFPLGLTLIPFFLSWRAGRRLARASYTDQLWQALLGAMGTYALIGAAAAYFCSTEGVRISVTAGALVPLIAAGAGLIVGARIEAGSWVRLIGMDLTDWIARTSQHSRWAGSYMWAALRAGAVGTLAALGLSSVLLVVALAMNWAEIASVYERLDAGALGGAVLTVVELGLMPNFVVWTLGWASGAGFSLGTGSMISPLETTVGPLPALPVLAALPVGNMEYGYAALLIPVMAGILAGWWFLREGENHFDEWLSIKIRARWFTAPVSTLVLGVIVGLVSGLLAAGAAWLALGSLGIGRFVSLGSDPLCLGLWVAAEVGIGVVLGYAVGPWLEREPKPDA; from the coding sequence ATGCCACTCTGGTTGCAGGGAACCCTCGAGTTGGGTCAGGCTGCGGTGCTTTCAGCCCTGCTGGTCCTCCTGCCGCTCATCGGCGTGTGGTTTGCCAATGGCTTTACGGATCGAGACTTCACCTCCCTGGCTCGCTTGGGTGGCCAGGCGTGGTTGCTGATCCACGGCGTGCCGATGTCGTTGAGCTTTCCAGCCGGCGAACTGGGAGAGGCACCCGCCTCCGGCCTGCTCTCCTTCTTTCCGCTGGGACTGACGCTGATTCCATTCTTCCTGTCCTGGCGGGCCGGCCGGCGGCTTGCCCGGGCCTCCTACACGGACCAGCTCTGGCAGGCGCTGCTGGGCGCAATGGGTACCTATGCGCTGATCGGTGCCGCAGCGGCGTACTTCTGCAGTACCGAAGGCGTGCGGATTTCCGTGACGGCAGGTGCACTGGTGCCGCTGATCGCTGCAGGAGCGGGGCTCATTGTGGGTGCCCGGATAGAGGCCGGTTCCTGGGTGCGGCTGATCGGCATGGACCTGACCGATTGGATTGCCCGCACCAGCCAGCATTCCCGCTGGGCGGGTTCATACATGTGGGCGGCGCTGCGCGCCGGCGCGGTGGGCACGCTCGCCGCACTGGGTCTCTCATCCGTGCTGCTCGTGGTGGCCCTGGCAATGAACTGGGCCGAGATCGCGTCCGTCTACGAGCGGCTCGACGCCGGTGCGCTGGGCGGTGCCGTGCTCACTGTGGTGGAGCTGGGGCTGATGCCGAACTTCGTGGTCTGGACTCTGGGCTGGGCGTCGGGTGCAGGCTTCTCGCTGGGAACCGGAAGCATGATCAGTCCGCTGGAAACCACCGTCGGTCCGCTGCCCGCGCTGCCGGTGCTGGCAGCTTTGCCTGTGGGAAATATGGAATACGGCTACGCGGCACTGCTGATCCCGGTGATGGCCGGGATCCTGGCGGGCTGGTGGTTCCTCCGGGAAGGCGAAAACCACTTCGACGAGTGGCTTTCCATCAAGATCCGCGCCCGCTGGTTCACCGCACCCGTCTCCACGCTTGTACTCGGGGTGATCGTCGGTCTGGTGTCCGGGCTGCTGGCCGCCGGCGCTGCGTGGCTGGCGCTCGGCTCCCTTGGCATCGGACGCTTCGTGAGTCTGGGATCGGACCCGCTGTGTCTGGGGCTGTGGGTGGCCGCGGAAGTAGGGATCGGCGTCGTACTTGGTTACGCAGTAGGCCCGTGGCTGGAGCGTGAGCCCAAGCCGGACGCTTAG